The sequence CAGCACTACGGTTTCCTCGCGATCGGGCGGCAACGCGCGGGACAGGGCATCGAGCGGTGAGAACAAAACCTTGGTGCGCAAGAGATTTCGGGGCGTCGATTGCTTCTCGGCGACATCGATCTGGCGGCGGGGAATCGGCTGCCGGTTCACGGACCCAGCCCTCGGCACCCGCCGGTTTCGACGTAGCGCATGTCACAGTAGGCAACTGTTCTGAGCTGGACCATATGCCGACCGCACGAAATTGGGGTCCCCGTTCGTGCGATGAGCACCAAGGAGTCAGTTGTCCTCGGGCCTGCTCAGCACGGTCGAACCCAGCCAGCGGCAGGCCTGCAACGCGAGCTGGATGTCGAGCACGATCGCCGGATCCTCGAAGTCGTGTCCCAACCGCTCCGCGGCCTGCTGGAGCCGGTACTGAATCGTGTTGCGGTGCAGATGCATCGCGTCCGCGGCCGCGGTGTAGCTGCGACCGCACGACAGGAAAGTCAGCAGAGTCTCGCGCAGCCAGCAGTCGCGTTCCCCATCGGCCGCCAGGTCGCCGAGTGTGCGGCGCACAAACCACCGCAGTGCGTCGATGTCGTCGGTCATGAGGGCCAGCGGCGTGATCTGGGCATAGGCGACGACCCGGCGACGGCCCGCGCAGGCGAGGGCCACGCGCTGGGCACGGGTGGCCTGCAGATGTGAACGCCGGAAACCGTTCTCGCCGCGACCGGGGTCGCCGAGCGCCAAGCGGACGCCGAGGCCATGCTCGGCCAGCGCCGCTTCCATCGCCTCGACGTCGAACGGCTCGTTGCCGCGCAGCGGAATCCACAGCCTGACCTCGTGCTCATCGGTCGGCACCATCAGTGGATGGCCTGTCGCACCGACGTACTTGGCCAGCAGCGAGCGCGTCTCGTCGAACAGGGTCAGCGCGTCGCGGGTGGACACCGACTCGTCGAGCCACGCCGCGACCGCGAGGTGGACGGTGTCGAGCCGATATCCCAGGGCTTGCTCGGCGTGGT comes from Rhodococcus oxybenzonivorans and encodes:
- a CDS encoding PucR family transcriptional regulator, translating into MTTSIGGISRGDNILRPVALEMGHRMEAFVADLMTSARSELPELTEDERMAALLEASIVEDVIAVIEFLDDAVGEADIQLPLPVRSFLRVLAQRDVSITVVIRAYRMAQTDFLDQAMSFALTLGPEASPQAIIALVNRTALWIDRMLEQVGEVYEAERDRWVSSRSGLHRQWVETLLTGAGAEVHHAEQALGYRLDTVHLAVAAWLDESVSTRDALTLFDETRSLLAKYVGATGHPLMVPTDEHEVRLWIPLRGNEPFDVEAMEAALAEHGLGVRLALGDPGRGENGFRRSHLQATRAQRVALACAGRRRVVAYAQITPLALMTDDIDALRWFVRRTLGDLAADGERDCWLRETLLTFLSCGRSYTAAADAMHLHRNTIQYRLQQAAERLGHDFEDPAIVLDIQLALQACRWLGSTVLSRPEDN